Genomic DNA from Candidatus Nitrosopumilus koreensis AR1:
TGTTTGTGGCTCTAATGGTTTTGCATTTCCTACATCTCCTGATTCATCTTGTTTGTTGAATTCTCGGTATTCTGCAATTGATGATTCACATGTATTGCAAATGTATTGACCTCTTTCTGCAAGAATCAAATTCTCTGCAACTTCTTCATTTGGATTTTCAAATTCAATTTTTGGTGCTCCCTCAAATTCTTTTTCACAAGTATTGCAAAAATGTTTAGAAATTTTATCTGCATCTAATCTACCAATTGGTGCCAAAAACAAATCTGGACCTCCCAGATTCCCTTTCATTTGTTGTTCATCTGTTACACGGGCCATTACATAGCCCCCAGAACCTCTTAATTTTTTTATTCTAAGTTCTGAACTCATATCTGGGTTTTACCAAAACGTCATTTAAGTATATATCAGAATTAATTTTCCTACCAAAAATATGGTGTTAATTCTGGTGAACATTTTTAGGTACGAATAACAAATCAACAATACAATGGGAATAACGCAAATTTCTGATGCAAAGTCTTGGGAAGTTGATGTGATAAATTCTGACATCCCTGTATTTGTAGACTTTTGGGCTGAATGGTGTGGTCCGTGTAGAATGGTGGGCCCGGTAGTTGAAGAACTGGCAGCTGACTATGATGGCAAAGTAAAATTTGTCAAGGTTAATGTTGATGAGGCTAATGAATTAGCATCAAAATACAATGTTTTTAGTATTCCAACCTTGATTCTCCTTAACAAAGGTGAGATAGTTAGCCAGCAAGTAGGTGCTGCTTCTAAAGAATCATACAAAAATATGATTGATAGGGCATTAGCATAAATTTCAAAACACGTTTTTCTTATTTTTTCATACTATAATTTTCTAAAAACTTACAATTTCTATTGTTTGTTTATTTTTGAAAAATTTGATAAATGAATAAAAGCACACTTCTGAGAGTAGTTTAGGGGCCGGTGGTTTAGGGGTATAATGCCTCGTTCGCAACGAGGATGTCGAGGGTTCGATTCCCTCCCGGTCCACTTTTCCAGAAACTATTATACATAAACACCGAATATTATCTTCATGGAAGTATTTGATGGCAAAAAAGCAGCACAAGAATACATGTCAAAACACACTTTGGCGTTTTCAACTCCAGAGCTAACTCTTATGAGGTTTGCATTTTGGTTAGGAGATTCTGTTCCAGATCCAAACAATGAAGGAAAAGGTATTCCAAGAATGATGACCTTTTTAACCGAGCAAGATTTTGAACCTGTTTTAATTGATGATGAAAAATACGAACCATCAGGAGCAGTTAAGAGCTCTGGATTAATGGGAAATGCCTATACTGAACAAAAAACTGATGGAAAGTTTTGTTCAGAATGTGGTACTAGCCTTTCAGCAACCGCAAAGTTTTGTCCTGAATGTGGAACAACACAAGAATAAACTAATTTTTTATTTTATGCTTTAGTTCCACACTTTGTACAGAACTTTGCATTTGGTCTTAGTTCTGCACCACATGAAGAACACCCATTTCCATTATTTTGTGGGGCAGTTTGTCTTGGCATAAGTGATGGATCTGGTGATGGTAATGTGCCGACATTGTTGAATGATTCTTGTGCAGATACAATTCCTGGCGGCCCTCCGCCTACTGGATTCTGTGCAGTTCCTGCCCTTGGTGGCATGTTGCCTGGCATACCTCCTGCCATTGTTCCTGGTTGTCCCATACCTGGCATTAAACCGGGTGATTGTGTACTTCCAGAACCTGAACCCATTGATTTTTTTAGTTCAAAAATTACTTTGATTGCTAAAAACTCTAATGCAGAATATGCTACCGTATAATCTCCTAATTTTTGGAAGAACTCTTTGTCACTTATCTGACCTTTCTTGTACATGTTGTTAGTATCAAGAAAGGATTCATAGTATCCCTGTGATTCATCAAACAAACTTTGGAGTTTGTCAAATAACATGTTTAGTGTGTCAACTTCTCCAAATGACATACTCTGCTTCGGTTTTTGGAATATTAATTACTTTAGGATCTAAACTTGACTAAATATTGATTTTCTCAGAGAAAAAAGCAGTCTCCTTTGCTATGGAGACTCTGTAATGTATTAACTAGTTTATGTGAGCTTTTGGGCCCCCAGCTAACACCGCGAGATGTCTCTGACTCAATGAATATTATACTGTCAAGTCTTTGTTAAAAAATCAGAGTCAAAAAGAATCACTTTTTACTAAATCTTTTTTGGTAATTTCTTAATATTCTACTTTGTCTTCTAAAAATTAATCATAAACAATATTTGTCCTGCTGTTCAAAGCAATATTGATGATCAAAAATATAGTGATAACTATAGTCTGTATTGTTTCAATAACTTCTATTGTTGTATTCTTTGTTCCATTAGTAGATGAATTTGAAACATTCAATTGTATTACGACTCCCTGTGAAATGCCAAAAAATCACCATCTTTGAATCCTTTCAAAAACAGTATTCTGTGATTAACAGTTTTGAAGAATGTATGTCTGCT
This window encodes:
- the trxA gene encoding thioredoxin, with protein sequence MGITQISDAKSWEVDVINSDIPVFVDFWAEWCGPCRMVGPVVEELAADYDGKVKFVKVNVDEANELASKYNVFSIPTLILLNKGEIVSQQVGAASKESYKNMIDRALA
- a CDS encoding zinc ribbon domain-containing protein → MEVFDGKKAAQEYMSKHTLAFSTPELTLMRFAFWLGDSVPDPNNEGKGIPRMMTFLTEQDFEPVLIDDEKYEPSGAVKSSGLMGNAYTEQKTDGKFCSECGTSLSATAKFCPECGTTQE
- a CDS encoding zinc ribbon domain-containing protein, translated to MSFGEVDTLNMLFDKLQSLFDESQGYYESFLDTNNMYKKGQISDKEFFQKLGDYTVAYSALEFLAIKVIFELKKSMGSGSGSTQSPGLMPGMGQPGTMAGGMPGNMPPRAGTAQNPVGGGPPGIVSAQESFNNVGTLPSPDPSLMPRQTAPQNNGNGCSSCGAELRPNAKFCTKCGTKA